The following nucleotide sequence is from Parambassis ranga chromosome 21, fParRan2.1, whole genome shotgun sequence.
ATATATGGGTCTCAGCATATGACTTATCACTTCTCCATCTGATACATTTGGCACTTTGGTTTTATTGATCCATTGTAAGAAGAATTTCATTTTATACCGTCTGAAATTTAATTTAACCCACTCAATTGTTTCTCTACCTGCTCCAGCCACCTGTTGCCCCATCGTCACACCCCATGGCTCCACCTAGCCCAAGtaccaacagcagcaacaacaacagcagtagCAGTAGCACTGCAGGCTGGGACCAACTCAGCAAAACTAACCTCTACATCCGAGGCCTGTCCCCATCAACCACAGACCATGACCTGGTCAAGCTCTGTCAGCCGTGAGTACCACACTTCCTCTTGTTATTATCTGCTATTGATCAGCCATTGATTACTTTAAGCCTACTTAGTCTAGTTCCAATATGCACTGGTAAATGTAAGGTGTAAAGCTGAACATGCAAATAAGTTCAACTTATTAAATGTGAACTAAACAATTAACTTCACATGTACAGAGATAGAACCAAATGAAACATGGCAGGAGAACTGAGATTGCATAGAGATGGGAGACAGTCAGCACTGGGCTTGTCTCCAATATACCCTGAAATTTACTTTGAAGGCTCCATCTTTACAGTCTATTACTGATGTGAGCACACAATTTCCTAATTCATTATTTAGCTATTTAGAAACATATTGCATATTGAAATTAACCTCAGCGACAACATAGATTTTTTTCCCCGTTTTACCTTATTTCATTTCTCAAATAAGGTACCTTCAAATCTAAGCCTTTACAAACTTGGACACAATTTTGCAATAGTTTTCATTTGTTTAGATGTACATACAATCATCATAGATGTCTCATCACAAGTGCATTTTTTCTATTTCCTGAACTAGGAAGCCatataaaatgtgtcttttaccTTTTGTCTCTGAGACTTTTAACTGAACTATACAGGACAGCGTTATATAGAGCTTGTGTCATGTACATGCAAAGAGCAAAGTGAAAAACCAGTCGGAGTCACACAATTTGAGATCAGAGCTCAGGAGACAGAAAGGTCAGGTCATAGGTTCATGCCCTTTCACCCAGTTCACCTTCTATAGTAATCTTGAGCTAAAATATCCTGCTGGTCCACTGCAGTTTACCTTAATGCCCATTTACTttacattattaaaaaacaaaatactacATCATGAAGTGTATTAGTTTTTCAAAATAGAAACTATTGTGCAAATTGTACATTTGCAAATTGATTCaatacactttaaaaaaaacctttcacccaaacacaagcttgccagtTGAGTCAAGGATTCCTGAGGGGTTGCGTTCTCAGTAGCTCTCTCTGTTATTTcaattttattcacatttttttaatttctagATTAATGATTTATTTAGATAGGCAAAACAACATTAGACAGTATATGTGGGACGTCTTCTGCCCTGTGGCCTATGAAGGTTCTGTAGAAACCATAGCAATGTCATAAACTTGACTGGAGTTGTTGAATGTtgtaatctgtgttttttgtgacaGTGGTTTGTCTGTATTTGCAAATATCTGTCAGCGGAAGTTGCACAAAGTTGTCTTCCATAAAGAAAAATATAAGAAACAGAAACAAGAATTACATACATGCTTTTACATTTAGATGGCTCCCCATTCACAACAACTCTACAGGAGCTTATGGAGTTGGTGATAAACTTCCTTTTGGAGAGATTTTAATGTTCTGTATAAAGTTAGTGGTACAGTGGTTAGTTTGGCTAAAGTAAAAGGGAATGTTTGAGATTAGTGATCTACACAAATGGTGTTTTCAGCACCACATGgaaaccacttcctgtttctcatATTTTGACAATGATGTCATGGATTGTTGCTCAAccctccgtctgtgtgtgttttataactGGCTGTGTCTGGTATATAAGCCTGCTGACAATACCTGGCCTTTCTGCTCCTCCCTTAGGTATGGGAAAATTGTATCGACAAAGGCCATCCTGGACAAGactacaaataaatgtaaagGTGTGTGacattctttttctcttcccTGCACTGCCCTCTTCTTTTATCTCTCTTTTAATTAGGTACATATGTGTGAACGAAACCCCATATTTAGTGCCTAACTGTCTGTAGATTCTGTGTGAGTCTTTTTTAGAAGCTACATTATGCAGTTGCAGCTCATGTTATTTTAAGCCAGAGCCCTTGTCCTGTTGGTGTGTCACTGCTGTGCATGCTATCTGGTTAGAAGTGGTTGGCTGTTTCTTTTCCTGCTGAGTGACACTGGTCTAAGTCTAGCTCTAGTAGACATCCCACCTGTCTGAATTGGGTCTTACTGATTCTTTCTGGTGGTGATGGGATTAAGAGATTGCTATGTCACTCTTCTTTGGATTATAGACATGCCAGTTAATCAAAGGCTCCAAGTGAAAGGGGACACCACTAAAGACCTTGTTGGGCTTTGACTGAATTTTAAATAGAACTCAAAGATGGTTTTTCCAATGACCTTGTGGAAAGTTTCAGAAATCATGCATTTACATGAAGTTTGTAGAAGACAAGAAGTCATATTAAACTTGTAGAGGCCGTGTGGCCTATTTCTGCTCCACCATTTATTGTGAATAGGCTAAAAATAGCAAGTGTAGTAGGGAACTATAGGTGCACCCTGTTTGTACCCCACAGGACAAAGAGCTGACCTGAGCCCCTGGTATCTGTCTCGTCAGCACTTTTGATTTTACctctgctttcacacacacaacatgcacacatacacatgtatacacatacATTTAGACAGACCAAGTAGCTTTACAGACTCGGTTCAGTGGTTGTTGAAAAATATCTGTCTCTTCTTTGTATAAGTTGCCATCTTGAACCTTCATCACTGGGCCACTTCCTCATTTTGGTAAAGACGTAGTAGCGTCAGGTTGCCAAATTAATAGGGCAGGTGTTAGATGAGTTAAAATTCAgattcctggatggcagccatctttcACCACCTTGCGTACTTGAAATGTTCAATAACttgaaagagaaataaaaaagttaTAGAAAACTTTCTACATAATTACTCAAAAATTTGAGCAATAGAGCACAACTTCCACAAGGCAGAAACTTATCAATCCCACCACATATTGTAAATAATACAGAAGCCTGAATATAGTTTCTGTAAAATGATTTTGTAACACACTACACTCTATTGTTTTGTTAAAGTCATGCATTATACCTACAAATGAACACATAACCTCCTGCCATCAGTCAATCACAGAGAGGCAGACCATGCAACACAGTGGTTCTACTCTTATCTGTGCTTGCTGTAGAAtattgttcttactgtgattcTTGTCTCCCCAGGATATGGCTTTGTAGACTTTgacagccctgctgctgctcagaaagCTGTGGCTGCCCTGAAGACCACTGGTGTCCAAGCTCAGATGGCAAAGGTGAGGATTCATTACAGACTAATCCTGATATCACATCCATACAAGTCACCCAGTAACACTGTTGTCCTCCATCTGGCTGGTCAGGCAACTTAAACCTAATCCGTGAGGTATTAAATAGCAGGACTGGAATCCCTGACTGCAGGGTGCATGGTCTTTAACCATTGGTCTGTAAACATGCATAAGCTGAATGCAGTGTACTCTGTATTTATTGGCTTTGATACCCATTGCCCATTGGTGCAGTTGACAAGTTTGTGTATGAATTATGTGTTTAGAATAGGTAAATAGCCACAACAATTAGTTTAAAATACCTTTGTAAAGATACAAGATTATTGGTTTCTTTGTCATTAATTACACAGTACAAAGGCGTTTTCCTTTTAGTTATTGTCCTATTGATTAGGCATTTAAAGTAGGAGTATTCTGCAGGATAAATAGCATAATAGGAGGAAATACTGTATGTAAACACAAGCTGATTGTGTGCTGTTTTACAGTTATTGTGTGGACTGCTGTGGGTTGTGCACATTAAATTTATTTTAAGAGTTCATGTTCAGTGAACTGTGAGCTCATTGTCTTGTTAAGACATTAACAATGAGTAATAGCCAGCAGGTCAGCTCCACCGTCACCAGCTGTGGAATTGACAGTTTAGATATTTTTGTAAGCTCAAATTACTCAAATTAGAATAATGTGGTTTTTTAAGCATTTTCTATATGAGTTTCAGATATTTGACCccttgtctcagtgtgtgtggccCTGGCTTTAGAATGGCTTCAGATATAAATGGTgtcagtatagaaactggtggTGCCTAAGTATCTTCAcatggagattttttttccctctccaaaaaatctttaaatacagtatattattAGATGAGGGGCTCTGCTGAACTTTCTTTTTTGCCTCATTTTAACTCTGTCTGAAGAAAAGGaagtaaataaatgtgtgttatgtgttgttATGGTAACAGGAATTAAGTAAAGAAAATTAGTTCCCAAGCAAAGAGCAAGAACCTCAGTCCCCTGCCTGGGGTTCTGTGGGGCTTCTTGGGATGCCTTCCTGCAACcattttactttttaattaaaatagagCATGCTCTGAAGGACATGGCTAGGTTTAATCTTTGTATTGTGAAAGGTAAATACCGTTATAAAGTGTGAACCTTTCATGCTTTATCCTTACTATATGGCAAAAGGCTTGGGGTTAATAGATTCTCTGACAAAAGTCCCCTTTCCTGTTTTTTATCTGGCAAGGCACCCTTCAGTGGTTTCATTATTATTTCAAAGGCAGGTGCTAGGAAGTGACCAGATAAGAGTTTCCCTTCTATTTAATCTCATGTTACTTCACTGCGTGTTTTGTGATGCTTTATTACATCTTTACCTCTCTGTGTATGCAAAGAACAGACCTACATATTTCACATTTACGTAAAAAGGTATCAATATAAGCAAAAGGAGCTGTTATGGGACTTGCTGCATCAGTAAAACATGTGGTCATTCACCATAAAACCCTCACTGAAAACATTGTTAATAAATAGTAAGGATGTGGCAGTAAATATCTGGTAAGAATTTATCTTAATGTGTAACAACTGAAATAGGTCAGTTTTctgttattaaaaaatgtatcaaGTTCCTCAATGGTGGCTCATTTAGGTTAAAGTAAGCAGATAAATGGTTGGCTCTGCCACCAAAGAGTTAAACGCTTTGGATGATCATTTAAGGTTCAAACATCCATTCACTCACCCTTTTTTAGGGACTTAATTCCTCAGATTAACCACATTGCCTGGTGTTTGTGCAGTTCATCCGGTGTACTATAATTGTGAAATGTTGATTTTTCGGTTGCAACATAACCCGTCTTTCTTGCTGACTCTAAACAACAAATGCTGATGAATATTAATAGTGAGAGGCCACTCCCTGGGGAGGCCTGTGTTTCTGCTGATGCTGTTAAAATCCGGCAAGAAATCAGCTTGTTTGAGCCTTAAGCCACCATGGGCTGCATGTAAATCTCTTCTTATCACTGCTCAAAGTGACCCTTTATTAACCTAAAACCCCCAACAGGgaagaaacagacagaaacagcaatAAGCAGAGAAATGATAATCCCATTATTAAGGTCTGTTTTATTAGTATAttaaatgtttatataaaatgtgtgtgtgttattctttattttacacattaaaacGGCATTGTGGATGTGATGCTaaatttctctgtttgtttccctttataTCTACTACGCAGCAACAAGAACAAGACCCAACAAACTTATACATCTCAAACTTGCCTTTGTCAATGGATGAGCAGGAACTGGAGAACATGTTAAAGCATTTTGGCCAAGTCATATCCACACGAATCTTGAGGGACTCTAGTGGAGTGAGCAGAGGAGTGGGCTTTGCAAGGTGGGCTTCTTAAAAGTAATGCGGTATTCCACTTAAACGATTGACATGCTTCGCTGGCCTTTATTAGCATCTCACATTATTTGTAGTTGTTTGATTCCGTTGTGGCCAAAACAGACACCTTTACAACAGTAAacatagaacagaatagaagtGATGCCAGGGCCAGGACAACAGATACAAGTGGCAATATCCCCTTCACATCTTAAGGCAAGCAAAAAATCAGGAAAATGTGGTGTTCATTTAAATACAATAGGGCTAGCAATACTACTACAGCACATATATGGTAAAGTGACATGTTGAAATTGTTTTAAAGATCAAGAAAAGCGGTTGATTTATAATCATAAAAATCTGTCAATAACAAGGCAAAGAGAACTGTTCACATACAGACAGATGGAAAGTCCTTTAAAAAATAGTTTCACAATGACTTCATGATTTAATTATAGTGGTAATGCAGGCTTCCGCCATTCACACTTGCATAACCTGACATTTGACTGAAATACCTGACAGTCAAAGGCCTGGTCATGACTGACAACACAAAAAGAACATACACATCATAAGAATGTTTatatgtaggtgtgtgtgtgtgtgctctgtgggtgtgtgtgtgtgtgtgtgtgtgagacaggcTAATTCCAAAACATCTATAACTTCAAATGCAGATATAAATCTTGTTTACCAAACCCCCACTACCGCTAGCAATTCTAGGAAAGCACCTGCATATCCCTATTGCTGCAGATTTAATTATGcactgtgtttctttttaaaacTTCAGGATGGAGTCAACCGAAAAATGTGATGCAGTCATTTCTCACTTCAATGGAAAGTTTATCAAAACACCTACAGGGGTTCCAGGTAACATCATTTTTCATAATCACAGGCACACATTAGATACTAGATATGTAAAATGGAATAAATGTTAAAGGAAACAGGAATTTCTGTTGTGATGGTAACGTCGTACCACAGTGTCAATGGGCAGTGTCACATAGGCAGGATGGAGCGATGGGCTGACTGATTCATGTTGCCAAGAGGAGTCAGTAAGTCTACTGGTAAAGAGCTTGTACACACTCAGCCCTAAGTGGCAAAACatagacaaagaaaagaagagagagctACTCTGTGCGGCCTCCACTCCCTTTCTAAGCTTTTTAATTGGATTATTAGACTGAAATAGTCTCTGCTGGCCTTGCCTCGTTCAGGAAGGGGAGGGGATTACAGCTCCACAGCTGCCAAATTAGATGTCTGTGTTCCCAGGCTGGCTAGTTAATGTATACTCCCAGGCTTCAGGGAGAGAGTGACTGCATACCAAGCAATGACAgacaacaatgtgtgtgtgtgatagtctTTGTTAAAGACaatactttttttatatattctcTTGACATTTCTCCCATTGTAGTGCCTTCTGAACCATTGCTGTGCAAGTTTGCTGATGGCGGACAGAAAAAGAGGCAAAGTCAGAATAAATACGGCCAGAATGGTCGGGCCTGGGCCAGGGACGGTGACTCCAGACTGGTAAGTGGTACTCAGAGTGAAGTGAGAGAGCAGCTAATTGGAACAAAACCATGACCAGTGAGGAATAATAAAAGCCTTCAGCAGTATATTGTGAATAATGGTAAATATAATATTACAAGCttgcaaaaaaaagtcaagcACATTTATTATCTTTGTTTGCAAGACCCTCCTTAAAGCAAGTGGCTCCCTTTCCAAATGAGGCCACCTGTCGAGAATGAATATATTTTTGCAGTCTCCAGCTAATTAGTCCCAGTTGTTACACatagtttttacagtttttagcTTCATGATGATTTGAAAATAAATTACTAAAGCAAGCACCATATGGCTGTGTAAAACATACCACTTTGGTTGTAAAGGGAGGACAAAGAGTTGATTACAGGCAAAGGCATAACAGGTATTTGATTGTTTCCATTCATGTTGAACTTTGTAGCAGAGAGAGTTCAGGCTCCACTGTCCTGGCAGAAGAGAGCTCTCTTTACACCTTTAAGTCAGATAACCTGTAATGATACTTTAATGTGCTCAGCAAATAGTTTCTGTCTGCAATAAGCATTAACGCTAACATTGGGAAAAGGTCTTCGACCTACCcttgtcctcacaagtgtggCTTATCTTTGCATATTAGGCATGAAGTAAGCTTGTCCTATCTGCCTgggaattcttcatcctttcaGAGCATTGAATGAGCCCGAGTCATGTGCATTCTGTTGCCATCTCTGGCGTTTAAACCTGGAATGGTGAGTCACAttttgtgacagacagaagaagCGTCTTAAAGTAGCCATGTGGACGATGATGTGGACATGCAGGGTCTGTTGGAAGATAAGCAAGAGGCTTTACCCTACCATCAGGTGACCTGGGTGATGTAGTATTTTGCCCCAGTATCATCAAGATGCAGAATGTAGCCTGGCCTAGGATCCAGCAAGGCTGTCAGGGTTTTTCTTTCCCTTGGACCAGCAATGTATAAATATCTTTTACAGCTTTCTTTGCCAAAATTCCCCAACTATAGACAGTATTTGAATGTGTGAATAGCTGATAAGATGACATTGGTCAACTCACCAACAATGGAGTCCTCCATGACACCTTATCTGTCTTTCTTCACAGACACTGCAGATTTTCCACTGCGCAGCTTGAAATAATTTATCAACCTCAGACAGACACTGCTGAGGCTCTGAGCTCAGTGAAACTTATCAGGTGAAGTCTTTGGCAGAGCTGAGGGTACAGATACCTCCATATGTTAGAAGGCAGCAGCCCTCTGTATGTGCTTCAGGTGAACAGACAGAGAACAGTGTTGGTCaagagaggcaggcagaggcACATACATGCAACTTACCCTATGTAACACATGGAGGCTCTGGTTTTCTTGGTGAATGTGCAAGAAAATGACTAAAGAGTTAATTTCTGTGGATATTACTAGCAAAGGTGCTATGTGGGGGTTTCAATCTGGACTATAACAACGTCATGTTTGAAGGGTGATTTATGACTGTAGCCACCTGGTAGCCTGTACTGTCTTGTCCGGTTTTATCACGTGGATATAAAACCCCCTCTGTGGCTCATTTGTCCTCTCTGCTGGGACTACGATAAGCTTTAATGCTGGAGACTTTCCTCTGAAATTATATTTTGACTACAACTCCTGTTCCCTGAGGTACAACATCATTGTTGTCCTGCTTCACAGCTGAGGTTGGCAAAGAGTGGCTGTGGAATAACTTGTGCAGGTGGGAGCACACATGCATTGTCACAGGCTGTCTGCCTGAAAGGCGTAAATAAAAGTGTCTCGTGccaggacacacagcagtgtgctACCTCATACAATATGTGTTACACCAAGTTGTAGTTATAACTGTTTGGCCAGCGTTTGTTCTTTAAAATGATGTTTCAAGTTGCAGGTTTTCAGTTGATTTGCTAATGATGTGACCACTTTTCCCTCATCAGGCTGGAATGACAGTCACATATGACCCCACTACAGCTGCTATGCAAAATGGGTAAACTACATTAACATATGCTCTGGATTACTGTTGCCATTCAAATATTTGACTGTAACACCAATGTCACattatataaatacacaaattTCTGTGTCCATAGATTTTTTCCATCACCATACAGTATTTCCAACAGGATGATTGCACAAACGTCCATGTCTccctacatgtctccagtgtcaaCATATCAGGTTTGATTTCTTCAATCCCTTCAGTAACACGGGGAAGGTTTGATCATATAAAAAGCAACATAACATTTCATGCAGCTGTCCTTTGGGCTTCCAGAGGTCAAGTATGTGACAAAGGGCAGTGTGGGCATTCTTGTTGCTGTGGTAATCACAGTAGCATGTGACCACTTGAAATAGCACATAGTCAGTCAcattgtgtttacagtgtttgtttatgttccAGGTGCAGAATCCATCCTGGGTGCCTCATCAACCCTACATCATGCAACACCCAGTAAGAAAAAGATATTTCCATCACCATTCTTCTATTTCATGTCAGAattgcaatgtttttttttctgtaaacaaACATATACAATATGGGAGACAAGTAGTTCCACATAAGGTGACACTGATCCTTATATGCAAATGCTTTGGAGAGGCTTTGTAAAGCTGTATGTTAAGTGACAGatgcttaatattttataaCAGATGGGGTTAAATCGAGAGTTCTTTCTTGGGTTGTAAATGTGCCAGCATAGATGAGAAAACACTGCCAGATGCTTCAGGCCAGCCAAGATGCTTATAGACAAGACAAGTTTCTTGACTTGTAATTGTCACCTTCTGCTGTGGGAAAGAGGTGCTCAGATTCTATTTGCCCTCAAAACCAGTCCTACAAAACCAAGCATGTATTTACATCCTAGAAATATTAAGTAATTGTGATGGTAACCTGTcattgtttgaatgttttaGCTTAGCAGACAGACATCTCCTCGCTGACTTTGTTTACCCAGTACCAGTTGCATGCATTCCTCTCAACTGCTCACTCTTCTTGTAGGGTACAGTGATATCGCCCTCTATGGACCCATCTATGTCATTGCAGCCTGCTTCCATGATGGCCCCTCTCACTCAGCAGATGAGTCACCTTTCTCTGGGTAGTGCAGGAACGGTGAGAAGAAACTGCA
It contains:
- the rbms1b gene encoding RNA-binding motif, single-stranded-interacting protein 1; translated protein: MIFANTGNPLRTPYRKQPPVAPSSHPMAPPSPSTNSSNNNSSSSSTAGWDQLSKTNLYIRGLSPSTTDHDLVKLCQPYGKIVSTKAILDKTTNKCKGYGFVDFDSPAAAQKAVAALKTTGVQAQMAKQQEQDPTNLYISNLPLSMDEQELENMLKHFGQVISTRILRDSSGVSRGVGFARMESTEKCDAVISHFNGKFIKTPTGVPVPSEPLLCKFADGGQKKRQSQNKYGQNGRAWARDGDSRLAGMTVTYDPTTAAMQNGFFPSPYSISNRMIAQTSMSPYMSPVSTYQVQNPSWVPHQPYIMQHPGTVISPSMDPSMSLQPASMMAPLTQQMSHLSLGSAGTFMPANTAMQGAYIPQYSHMQTTTVPVEENGAQSQVDSSGNHSPYSYQQTNK